The Gemmatimonadaceae bacterium genome contains the following window.
GCGCGTCCGTTCACCGTGATCAGCAACTCATCCGCGTCCTGCGGTTCGGAGTTTTCGACCGCGAGGCCGGTCAGCATCGCAGGCACGGAGAGAATGGTCTTGTTCGCGAACTGCGAGACCTGGGTCGCGTCGATGGACTGTGCCCGCAGCCGATCGAGCTCCGGCAGCTGCAGGTCCGCCGGACGCGCGTCGATGGCGTGCCGGCGGCTCAGGGCATCCATCATGATCACGACGACACGCGGTCCGTCCCGTTCGGGAACCTTACTCCCCATCGCCGGCGCCTCGGCGGCAAGCGCGTCGCTGGGGTCGACCGCGAGCACTGCCCAGGCGGCGCGGCCCAAGGTCACCGCCGCGAAGGGCGCGAGCACCAGCAGCACGCGCCGCACGATGCGTAGCGTGGTGTCCGTTCGCCGCCACATCCCGATGCCGAGCAAGGCCATCACGACGATCGGGACCAGCGCATCCACGACCTGGCCATTCCGCCAGCGATCGACGAGGGCAAACACGCCCGGGGATAGCGTCGGGCCGAGGCCCAACAGCTGCACGAAGATCAGTGCGAACAGCGCCCACACCAGCACCGCCCGCCCGACCGCGCCATATGCGCGGCCAACGGCGGCCGCGGCAAGAAAGAGCAGGGCCAGCAGCAAGGTGTTGATTGCCGCCGCCGCGAAGTCAGTGTTCGAGACATCGAGGAAGTACGCCCCGGGGCCGTTGACGGCGAGGATCTCGAGCCAGACGCGCAGGAAGCAGAGGTGCGCGAGCGAGAGCGCCACGAAATAATCGCCGGCCGAGAGCCGTCTTATTGCACGGGCAAGCGCGTGTGCGCCTGCCTCGTTGGTCTCGGGGTGTCCGGCAGCCAGTGTGGCCATCGATGGGGATTGGGGTCTGCGCTCCGGCGCGTGGCCGTCCGGCAGCGACAGCCGAATCTACGCTACCGACCTGTGACGCGCCTGTGACCTTGTCCACCTTGTCAGGGGTTCCTTTGCCTTGGGAGCCGAAGATACCCCATCCGTATATATTGCCCGAGTCGGGCTATGTCCCTTTGGAGTCGCAATGCATCCACGTACAAAGTTCCTGCTTGGCGGCGCGGTGGTCCTGGGTGCCGCTGGCGTGTTGATGACCGGTGCCATCAAGGACACCGGTGTCTACTTCCTGATGCCGGCCGAGCTGCAGGCCAAGGTCGCGGCAGATCCCACTCTTGTCGGCACGGGCGTGAAGGTTGGCGCGCGAGTCGTCCCGGGCACGGTCAATCGCGACCCCTCGGGTCGCCAGGTCTCGTTCGAGATGACCGACGGCGCGGCGACGTACCCCGTCGTCTATCGTGGCATCATTCCGGACACCTTCTCCGATTCCGTCGAGGTCGTGGTGGAAGGTCGACTGGACTCGAGCGGCACCTTCCAGGCGACGACGCTGCTGGCCAAGTGCGCCTCGCGCTACGAAGAGGCCCCCGAGGGCTACGAGGCCATGCGCAAGGCGTACGAAGGCGGCGCTGCAGCGCCCCACGACTTGCCGGCGCCCGCGCCGAGCGGCGATACGCCGCGCTGAGTCGTTGGTCGGCACTCCTCCGGCTTTCATATAGATGATCCTCGTCGGCGAACTCTCGCTTTGGATCGCCCTGCTGATGGGCCTGTGGGCGATCACCACCTCGTTCGCCGGCGGTGCCCTGCAGCGCCAGGACCTGATCCGCTCGGGTGAGCGTGGGCTCTACGCGGCGGCGGGATTTGTCGGACTCGCGTCGCTGGGTCTCTGGAGCGCACTGCTCAGCAGCGACTTCTCGCTGCGCTACGTCGCCTCGTATACCAGCGCGAACTTGCCGGTGGTCTACAAGATCTCGGCGTTCTGGGGCGGGCAGTCAGGCTCGATGCTGTTCTGGTGCCTGATTCTCGCGATCTACGGTGCTGCGGCGACGTTCACCAACCGCAAGTCCAGCCGTGCCCTGATGCCCTGGGTCACGGGCACCAACGCGGCGGTGCTGTTGTTCTTCGTCGCCGCCACGGCGATCGCGACGAACCCCTTCGAACGGCTCGACTGGGTGCCGCCCGACGGCCGCGGCCTGAATCCGCAGCTGCAAAACCCTGCGATGGCCATCCACCCGCCGATGCTCTACCTCGGCTATGTGGCGACGTCGATCCCGTTCGCCTTCGCCATCGCCGCGCTGGTGACGCGCCGGCTCGACGCCGAGTGGCTGGGCGCGGTGCGCAAGTGGTCGCTGATCAGCTGGGTATTCCTCACGCTGGGCATCGTGCTCGGCATGTGGTGGGCGTATGTGGAACTGGGCTGGGGCGGCTACTGGATGTGGGACCCGGTGGAGAACGCCTCGCTGCTGCCCTGGCTCACCGGTACGGCGTTCCTGCATTCGATCATGATCCAGGAGAAGCGTGGGATGCTGCGCAAATGGAACGTGGTGCTGGTCGTCTCCACGTTCCTGCTGAGCATCCTCGGCACCTTCATCACGCGCTCGGGCGTGATCCAGTCGGTGCATTCGTTCGCGCAAAGCAACATCGGGATGTGGTTCGCCGTGTTCCTCGTCGCTGCGTTGGTGGTGACGGCCTGGCTCGTCACGCTGCGACTCAAGGACCTTGAGGCCAAGGCCGAGCTCGAGGCGATGATTTCGCGCGAGGCGGCCTTCCTCTACAACAACCTGGTGCTGGTGGGCATCGCCTTCTCGGTGCTCTGGGGCACGCTCTTCCCGATTCTCTCGGAGTGGGTGCGCGGCTCGAAGATCACGGTGGGCGAGAGCTTCTTCAACACGGTGAACGTGCCGCTTGGCCTCTTGTTGCTGCTGCTCACGGGCATCGGGCCGCTGATCGCCTGGCGTCGCGCCTCGGTGGCGAACATCCAGCGACAGTTTGCGGTGCCGGCGTTCATCGGCATCGTGGCCGCCGGCGCGCTGATGGCGCTCGGTGTGCGCGGCTTCTATCCCTTGATGGCCTGGGGGCTGAGCGCCTTCGTGGCCGGCACCATCGCGCAGGAGTTCCAGAAGGGCATCGGCGCGCGGATGCGGATGCACGGGGAGAACATCGTGCTGGCGTTCATCAACCTCGTGTCGCGCAACCGTCGCCGCTACGGCGGCTACATCGTGCACGCGGGCATCGGGCTGCTCTTCGCGGCCTTTGCAGGCATGGCCTTCAAGCAGGAGCACGACGTCACGCTGGCCGACGGCGAGTCCTTCACCACCCGCGATCCCTTCGGCGCGGAGTGGACCTTCACGAGCGAAGGCATCTCGAACTTCAAGGCGTTGAACCGCGACGTGGTGGCGATCGCACTGCGGCCGAGCCGCAATGGCGAATCGATGCCCGTGCTGACCAGCGAGAAGCGGCAGCACTTCGATTCACGCAACAACCCGACGTTCCAGCCCAGCACAGAGGTCGGTATCCTCACGATGGGTCGGCAGGACGTATATCTCGTGCTCGCCGGCACGATCGGTGACCGCGCGGAGATCCGCATCAACTTCACGCCCTTGGTGGCCTGGGTGTGGATCGGCGGCATCCTGATGGCGGTGGGCGGCCTCGTGGTGATGTGGCCGCAGGCCGAGCGCGCGCGGCAGGGCGGCTACGTGACCGAACTCAAGCCGCAGCACGCTGAGGCGGCGAACGTCTGATGACGATGCTCGACCGTCGCGAGTTCTTGGTCGGTGTCGGCGGTGCCGCGGCGGCACTGGCGGCGTCGATGGCCTCGCAGCCCCGGCTGCTGCGCGCGCAGCAGGCGCAGAACTTCGCGCCGATGGACCAGAGCGCGTACCGCCCCGTGCGCCTGGATCCCAAGCCCGGCGCCACGCCCTCGATGACGGTTGAGGAGCGCGACGCGCTAGAGCACGAGCTCAAGTGCCAGTGCAGCTGCGTGCTCGACGTGTACACCTGCCGCACCACGGACTTCACCTGCAGCGTGTCTCCGGCGATGCATCGCGACGTGCTGCGGCTGGTGGACGGCGGCTACTCCGCCGACGAGATCAAGCAGGCCTTCGTGGATGTGTATGGCGAGGTGGCGCTCACCGCACCGGTGAAGCAAGGCTTCAACTGGGTGGGCTACTTCGCGCCGAGCGTGGTGCTGCTGAGTGGCGGTGTGGTGTTGACGATGATGCTGCGTCGCTGGTCGTCGAAGGCGCAGGCGAGCGCGGCCGGCGCGGCAGCGGCGGCGGTGCCGACGCGTGCAGCCAGCGACGCGGGCTCATCCGACGCGGTGCCGGCCGGCGTGAGTGCCGACGATATGGCGAAGCTCGAGCGCGCGCTTCGCGAGGATGGCTAGGTGATCCCGCTGCTTGTGGGCGCAGTCTTGGCGGCACTGGGTCTCGCGTTCGTGCTGACGCCGCTGCTGCGTCCGGCGACGGAGGAGCAAGGCGAGTCGGTCACGTCGGCAGCGATGCTGCCCGTCGAGGCGAGTGCACTGGAGGCGCTGCGCGAGGTCGAGTTCGACCAGGCCACGGGCAAGCTCTCGCCCGAGGACTACGCGGCGCTCAAGGCGACGTACACGCCGCTGGCGCTGGCCGAGCTCAAGGCGCGCGAGGCCGCAGACGCCGGTGCGGCGGCGATTGCCGGGGCGGCGGATCCCGCCGAGGCCTTGATTGCGCGGGTGCGGGCGCAGGGGCAGAGCTGCCCCGCACACGGACCGCGCCCCGAGCCCGATGCGCTGTTCTGCTCCGATTGCGGACGGTACCTGGGCGCTGCGTGCACGCATTGCGGCGCGCCGGTGGAGAGCGACACGGCGCGCTTCTGCGTGGGCTGCGGGAGTTCGCTCGCGGCGTAAACGTCCGCCGTCGAGCGGCTGCACCCGCGCCGCGCCTCACCGCGCCGGATGCATCGTCAGCCAATCCAACGCCAGCGACGCCAGCACATTCACGCCCACCGGCAGCGCGGACTCGTCCGCAAAGAACAGCGGCGAGTGGTTGGCGGGCGCCACCGCCGGATCCTGGCCAATCGGCGTCACGCCGAGAAACACGAAGAAGCCAGGCACACGATTCTGGAAGTACGAGAAGTCCTCGGCACCCGTGATCAGGTCGCTGGTTGTCACGTCCTTCGCGACGCGGCGCAGCGTGGGCAACATCTTCTCCGTGAGGGCGGGCGTGTTCACCGTCACCGGATAGCCGGAGTCGATCACCACCGTCGCGCGCGCGCCCGAGGCCGCCGCGATGTGCGTGGCCGTGCGCTCGATGCGCCGGAAGATCGAATCGCGTTGCGCCGCGTCAAACGTGCGGATGGTGCCGATGAACACCGCGCTGTCGGGGATGATGTTGTTGCGAATGCCGGCGTCGATGGCGCCCACGCTGACCACCGACGGCACCAGCGTGATGTCCGTCTGGCGCGACACGATGGTCTGCATCCCCACGATGATCTGCGAGGCCACGACGATGGGGTCGATGCCACCCCAGGGCTTCGAGCCGTGGGTTTGCCGTCCGTGCACAGTGACCGTGTACGAATTCGATGCCGCCATGAACGGGCCGCTGCGGTACGTCACGGTGCCGGCGGGCGCGGGCCACACGTGGAGGCCGAACACCGCCTCCGGCTTCGGGTTGTCGAACGCGCCGTCGGCGAGCATGCGCTCGGCGCCGCCGCCACCGTCGGGGTGGCCTTCCTCGGCGGGCTGGAAGAGGAACACCACCGTCCCCGGAAGCTGCGCTTTCATGCCCGCCAGCACCTCGGCGGCGCCCATCAGCGCGGCGACGTGGTTGTCGTGCCCGCAGGCGTGCATCACGCCGACTTCCTGCCCGCGATAGGTCGTGCGCACCTTCGAGGCGAAGGGGAGATCCACCTGCTCGGTGACCGGCAGCGCGTCCATATCGGCG
Protein-coding sequences here:
- a CDS encoding sulfatase-like hydrolase/transferase translates to MATLAAGHPETNEAGAHALARAIRRLSAGDYFVALSLAHLCFLRVWLEILAVNGPGAYFLDVSNTDFAAAAINTLLLALLFLAAAAVGRAYGAVGRAVLVWALFALIFVQLLGLGPTLSPGVFALVDRWRNGQVVDALVPIVVMALLGIGMWRRTDTTLRIVRRVLLVLAPFAAVTLGRAAWAVLAVDPSDALAAEAPAMGSKVPERDGPRVVVIMMDALSRRHAIDARPADLQLPELDRLRAQSIDATQVSQFANKTILSVPAMLTGLAVENSEPQDADELLITVNGRARPWSKAPNVLQSAQALGGAAVIAGWYHPYCRVFRSLDACSSYPTRTVGSRARHTGFWRAVVDQQLALIPYVNLRIRQIDIVEEQVADAERAVTLGDRGLIFLHLIVPHTPWIWDDEDDEFTLTEFDPDGYYGNIALMDRVLGDLRARMEAAGKWDDTAVLFLSDHIMRYRPDYLEEPDDPRIPYILKLPGQRQGATFDRPLNAIITHDLLEALLRGELTSEAEAMAWLAARETTGRAVAASPPR
- a CDS encoding cytochrome c maturation protein CcmE gives rise to the protein MHPRTKFLLGGAVVLGAAGVLMTGAIKDTGVYFLMPAELQAKVAADPTLVGTGVKVGARVVPGTVNRDPSGRQVSFEMTDGAATYPVVYRGIIPDTFSDSVEVVVEGRLDSSGTFQATTLLAKCASRYEEAPEGYEAMRKAYEGGAAAPHDLPAPAPSGDTPR
- a CDS encoding heme lyase CcmF/NrfE family subunit, which produces MILVGELSLWIALLMGLWAITTSFAGGALQRQDLIRSGERGLYAAAGFVGLASLGLWSALLSSDFSLRYVASYTSANLPVVYKISAFWGGQSGSMLFWCLILAIYGAAATFTNRKSSRALMPWVTGTNAAVLLFFVAATAIATNPFERLDWVPPDGRGLNPQLQNPAMAIHPPMLYLGYVATSIPFAFAIAALVTRRLDAEWLGAVRKWSLISWVFLTLGIVLGMWWAYVELGWGGYWMWDPVENASLLPWLTGTAFLHSIMIQEKRGMLRKWNVVLVVSTFLLSILGTFITRSGVIQSVHSFAQSNIGMWFAVFLVAALVVTAWLVTLRLKDLEAKAELEAMISREAAFLYNNLVLVGIAFSVLWGTLFPILSEWVRGSKITVGESFFNTVNVPLGLLLLLLTGIGPLIAWRRASVANIQRQFAVPAFIGIVAAGALMALGVRGFYPLMAWGLSAFVAGTIAQEFQKGIGARMRMHGENIVLAFINLVSRNRRRYGGYIVHAGIGLLFAAFAGMAFKQEHDVTLADGESFTTRDPFGAEWTFTSEGISNFKALNRDVVAIALRPSRNGESMPVLTSEKRQHFDSRNNPTFQPSTEVGILTMGRQDVYLVLAGTIGDRAEIRINFTPLVAWVWIGGILMAVGGLVVMWPQAERARQGGYVTELKPQHAEAANV
- a CDS encoding cytochrome c-type biogenesis protein CcmH, with translation MTMLDRREFLVGVGGAAAALAASMASQPRLLRAQQAQNFAPMDQSAYRPVRLDPKPGATPSMTVEERDALEHELKCQCSCVLDVYTCRTTDFTCSVSPAMHRDVLRLVDGGYSADEIKQAFVDVYGEVALTAPVKQGFNWVGYFAPSVVLLSGGVVLTMMLRRWSSKAQASAAGAAAAAVPTRAASDAGSSDAVPAGVSADDMAKLERALREDG
- a CDS encoding zinc ribbon domain-containing protein gives rise to the protein MIPLLVGAVLAALGLAFVLTPLLRPATEEQGESVTSAAMLPVEASALEALREVEFDQATGKLSPEDYAALKATYTPLALAELKAREAADAGAAAIAGAADPAEALIARVRAQGQSCPAHGPRPEPDALFCSDCGRYLGAACTHCGAPVESDTARFCVGCGSSLAA
- a CDS encoding amidohydrolase produces the protein MPRLPLAALLSAVLAAPLVAQSPLQRELDRRVAAVNDKVVAWRRDIHQHPELSSFETRTAGLVAAHLRSLGMEVRTGVGGTGVVGVLRGGRPGRVVALRADMDALPVTEQVDLPFASKVRTTYRGQEVGVMHACGHDNHVAALMGAAEVLAGMKAQLPGTVVFLFQPAEEGHPDGGGGAERMLADGAFDNPKPEAVFGLHVWPAPAGTVTYRSGPFMAASNSYTVTVHGRQTHGSKPWGGIDPIVVASQIIVGMQTIVSRQTDITLVPSVVSVGAIDAGIRNNIIPDSAVFIGTIRTFDAAQRDSIFRRIERTATHIAAASGARATVVIDSGYPVTVNTPALTEKMLPTLRRVAKDVTTSDLITGAEDFSYFQNRVPGFFVFLGVTPIGQDPAVAPANHSPLFFADESALPVGVNVLASLALDWLTMHPAR